In the genome of Neodiprion fabricii isolate iyNeoFabr1 chromosome 4, iyNeoFabr1.1, whole genome shotgun sequence, the window CATACTACTGATAATAATGGCATACAGCCTCCCAGGTTCAGTTTTCAGAAATGATGACATTTGTTTCTATATTCGTGTGGCATTTTAAGTAAACTGAGTCATCTTTCTTCCCTgatatttccaattttccatGAAACTAAACTAAACACGTCGCTATATTCTGAACTGAAATTTGTATACAGATCAGGTAGCCCAGGACACTTATGGGGTCTGCTAAGTAATTTCGGGTAGTTCAATACATTTTGACTCCCTCAAACGAAATTCAccagataatttttcaaagtaacgGTGATTAACTGCTGTAGAAAAACAAGACATCAAATAtgtatggaaaaattacaaagttaACGCAAACGTAAGAACAGTACACCGTGCATCATAGATGCAAGGTAGGTCTTTTTACGCTGGGTGTATAATAAAACCTATCTCCATGGTGCACACCATACTTTACGTAATAAAAGTATGCACTTACAAGTTTCTTCGAGCTTGTGTTTTAGAACCGACTGCACATGTGCGGTGCATAAATTTGAGCATTTTTAATAGTGACACAAGGTTAAGCTACTCTTTATTGTATTGCTGCGTCCGCTACTATAAACAAGAACTAAACGCATGCATGAAAAAACGTATAAAACATGCTTGCATTACATGAAACAGTTTTTATAAAGTGTTCTTCTCTTGCAAGTATATTTTGCTGAGTTTGCCGTTATGGTATGAAATGCTTCGTCTGTAATAAACTGTCATTTAACTACGCTATAACAGCATTTTACACCTGATTgaagttttttcttcaagtcgATAATATTCTTCTACCAACTTGTTAATTTAAATACTTACtgcgatttttgaaaaaatgatactCCGTTGGAATCGATTGGGACCAGATAGAAggacaaaaatattattaaaaaaatgattaccaAGTTGTATTCCAGAATACTACAGAATGTTATATTAAAGTAGAACTTGGTTccattttttcagcaaaatcAATTGTACTCGAAGACATGAAAACTCTGATATAGAGATTGTTTTATGCACTTCTTGATATTAAATAGATTCCAAATATATTTACCtctaagacaaaaaaaaatacagaattcTTATATTATAGTTTCAAACTATATTTTCTGACGATGGCTGGCTGGGCCCCGCCGAAACGTCGCAAAAAGAACTTCAACGGTTTTTCTCCTGTCAAAATTGACCTTTCCCGACGAATTCCTCACTCATATAATGCTTACATGAATCACAATGGAAATATCCGTTAGTCGAAAGTAGATATGTGATTTGTCTGCGCCCAGCTCTGTATTGAAGTTTGCCTTTTAACAGTCAAGAATAAGACCTATGCGAAAAAATGTTGAGTCTTCCGTAAAagatatttacaaattttcaaatattttataagtttAAAGTGAGTTTATTCtaataaaattacgaaaaacaaacGTTTCTTTTACTAACTTTCACTGAAGTTACCATCATAATGGTTCTTCACAGTTTTCGCTTCAActaacaaattttaaaatatctggAGAGACAAAAACGTCTTCGTCCATAGCActgatataggtatatataaacTGACGTCGTCCGTAGCTTTCCCTTTTGGTCCTTTTCCCCTCTGAATTTAGTACTGTTCAATGTACTCCATGCCaaagttttacaaaaaattattcacccgtagtacatatatattgatGGTATTTAAAATGAATCCTCTTACTAAATTTATTCTCTTTCCGAACCATTGATTTGGCTGAAAAATATGAGGTTTCGTGATTCTAACCCAATTATACCATACGCTtctaataaatttgaattttttttacgtttccagcaaaacatataatatatggATTCGTGTGTTAATTATATGATGATATCTATATTTGGCTATCccaaataatatttataacccTTCAACACAATCTTTTGTGTGGAAACCTCTTACTTGGGTGCCGAAATCTAATGCTTGCATACACGGTCATATAGGTAGAATGGGGctgttgtacattttttcgcGGTCGAGATACGTGGACTCCGATAATTCCAGATATATACGACATTGCGTCGAAATTGAGTACAGCCAGTGCTACAGCCCCCATTAGATAGGAATGGATTAGAATGCGATAGATATATAATGAATagaaagtgttcttcctctagagcacaactgtaagaatgtctgtaagtgtgttttttggaatcttacgcttctgatgcgaagcccgtaagacagtcaatgaccgtctaataattgaaatgcggatatgcattATCATTAATCACGAGGACTTTTCattgttgaagatataaatttgaaaaactggtaaattcgaaaaattaacgacggagccgcCTTCAGGgtggctaggtggtctagtggagtaaggctccggtaaagcatcactagataccaggttcgattcctggctccgtcgttaatttttcgaatttaccagtttttaaaatttatatcttcaacaTAGAAATGTAAtaatgtttgaatattgataTCCTTACTAGCATGCTACAAAAAATGATATAATGTCACAGAGTTAGGTAACATCGTAATGTACTTTGAAGATATCCAATTTCTATAAGCATATTCTTTCTACTGCAGTTAatatagtttttaatttattgcgAAAACTACTGAAGATACAAAATTCAGAGTAAATATAATGATATGTTATTCTACTTAAAATACGTCATTATTGTAGATCTTCATCttaaatgaaattatacatACGAATCAACGAGATGCGTGgattatttacaattaagtatgcataacaaaaataatattctacCTACGTAACCTATATAACATCATAAAATCTGTATTGAAGAAGTCTGCTCCGGAAAGTACATTTTACTTCTTTGAATCCGTTTTTCTTACGCAGCGCCATATGGATCGTCCGGATGTCCATAACGCGAGTCAACTTGATCTGCAGGTGTAGAGCGGctttcttttgttttaaatcTGTTCAGTCTCCGTTTTAGTTTATACTTTGAGGAACCAACAGTTTGATCTTTGATTTCTTCTGGATCCGCTGCATCTCCTTTAACATCTTTATCGACTTGTCCATTCCTACCAAGGTGTTGCCTATCCTCGCGATGTAAGCCTACTGGATTTGCCTCTCCCGTAACTTCTTCGTCCGGCATTCCATTTTTATCTTGACTATTCTCCTGTCCAGCGGCCGAATCCCCTAGATGGGGGTTACTTTCTCCAAGTAGTGACGTTTGACAATTCGAATAAGGAGATAGACCCACGACGTTGTTTTCTCGGGACTGAGAGTTTCGATCTCCATCTATAGACTTATAGTGGTACGACTGCATGCCCAGCATTTGCGATCCCCCTGGAAACTGGGCCCCATAAGGTGTACGAATAAAGTAGGCGTATGGATTCATGCCCAGCATTAATGGATGCAAATTATATGACTCATACATTCTCCCTGATGAGACTCCCCCGATCTCATCCTGATTCGGTGAACCAACCTGATGGAAAGTAGTTGATGACATTTTGTTAAACGcaaatagtaataaaattcatttctattacagtatacatataatttcaTATAAATATGTGACAGTAATCGGTAAGCATTTCAACAAACAAATATGAAGAATTATTTAACTTTTGATAATACATGTTGCAATCATGGTTATTAACTGTACGAAGGAATTCAacattaaattaatttatcgaGAATACTTATTTCCCTACAAAATTTGCTTGTCCCGATTCATTGTCAGTCATCGAAGTAATTGCAGGGTTCGGTTGTCCCAAGAAGCTTTGCATTTCAGTGCCATCCCGTACTCCCGTACAACTTTCGTCTATAGTCATCATATTGTGCGGCTGATACCAGTTAGCCATTGCTGCTACCATGTAAGGATCTGtttccaaaaattgatatGGCGCCCCAACGACAGCGGAATTCATGTTCGACTGGTCCCCAGTGATCTCTGCCTGATCGCCGCTTGTAGCCTCACTTGCGCCAACATTTTCCTGCCTAGATGAGGAATCAGAATCCCCCGTTGATTCTGCCTCCGGGTTTCTCGACCCCAGGAGCGAAGCTAACCCGTTCCCCATGAAATATCTTGCGATTAAATCGCCATTACCTGTTAatcatatatacaataattatagatCTTTTTTGCGAAGTTTTGATTTTGGAAATATCGCTTCAATAATAGTGATAAGCATAACAATCCAActtatcaaaattaaacaattaacACCTCGAGTCCTCAACCGTCGCAGCGGAGATACAGCACACCGAGCGGGACGATCTGCTTCAGGATTAGCGAGATCGCAGGATACTATGTCTACTCCAAGTTCCTGAGCTTGCCTTCTCATTCGGTGAATGCATTCGGCAcctaataaataatttgtttgaCGTAATCGTTGtattagttattattatttcaatggaaaaaattgatcttCACCCACAAATCAAACACTACCACAGTTTACCAATAGACAATACGTCGCATACTACCATACATTACATACTGCcaataatttgcaaaaaataccTTGATCATTGTCATCGGCAACGTGGCACTGACAAATGTTGTGTTGAAATGTTGCTATTCCACCGCAGCTCTCGCACAAATTGATGCAAGTTTGCGCCCCATCGGCTGCAAGGACATTTGCTCTGCCTAAAATTCAACAGAGCAACGTGTGAAAAATAAGTTCTATCAAGAACTCCCAGACACAGAACATTGAAAAGATTTATTCTTCCGTCAAAACACCgtctttttcatttattttcatctgaatacattcttaaaaaatttaatagactagaattttattattcgttttgAGTTGAATAGCAGCTGGAGTTATACCTTGGCAACTGCTGCAATACCACACCTTATTACTTTCACAGTTTCTATAAAACGACTGTTCAGTTAATCGTTTGGTTATTctctaaatttcaatcagtgAAAATTCACTGATTCCCAATTATAAGTATACCTCTAGGCAAAACTAGTGCATATACACTAACGATTCAGTGACTTTTCACTGatatttcactgattttcaaTGTATATACATTGATTTTCTCCACTGGTATAAACTGATTCACATTTAGAGAGCAGCTAGAAATTTAAGTTACTGCAAATTATATTGTGTTGTTTTACATTAATACATACCGATGCTTTGGAACACAGTTAGTCCTAGCAATATCAAAGAACTTCGCGTTAGGATCATTCTTACGCTTGCCGTCTCATGAACTAATTCGGACAACTTCCGCCGCAGTATCTGACTCCTTTAAATCGAATGGTCAGAGCCTCAGCCTCACTTATAGTATTTTCGCTTTGGAATTTGCTGACTTATACTTACGATTTATTCAATGCATTGCTACACTTTGTATTCGGCACTCTGTATGTCGCAATcccattattatttttaaagatATATAAACAAAATACGAAATCTTATGCAAACATACGTATGATGAGTTatattatttgaatgaatatcAACTGCATTTTCATCAGATTTCAAAACAACGTATCCGAGTATAGTTATAAAAACTGCTATAATTCATTTCATTGATACGTCGTATATAGTCAGGTAAAAGGTAGATTACGTCAGGTTATTTTGTCATCCATCCGAGGCGTAAATATAACGAGAATGTCATACGCGGTCTCGCTGATTCTTTTGCATCACCCGTTATATATCGTAACCAAGTATGGACCAAATGTTTAAAGCGTTGTTAAAATTTGGAGTCATAATTACGCGGCTGTGCAATATGTTTAAATTGATTTACTTATCCCGCGATCTTCTTTCATCGTCTTTCTAGCGTTTACTGGTACGATTTAGAAgtctaataatttttaaatccagTCGAGATCAGATACTGATTATTCTAACTATACAAGAAAAACATGAGCCATATATTTACAAACGGTAGAATgttcaatttgaaatgaattgcTGACACAGTCTTATCGTGATACATAGCTCATAAAATCATGTGCATATCAGTAACACGTATATATAGACGAGAACgggtttgaaatttgataaatgcCTTACCGCAGCCCAGTGCAAGTATAATGAATATTGTATAacgaaatattatataataaggAAACATAATAATGAATCATTgtagagtgaaataaaataataaattatatgctGACGCATGATCCCCGTTGACCAATCGACCTGAAGCTTTAAACACGACTTATGT includes:
- the LOC124179857 gene encoding uncharacterized protein LOC124179857, which produces MILTRSSLILLGLTVFQSIGRANVLAADGAQTCINLCESCGGIATFQHNICQCHVADDNDQGAECIHRMRRQAQELGVDIVSCDLANPEADRPARCAVSPLRRLRTRGNGDLIARYFMGNGLASLLGSRNPEAESTGDSDSSSRQENVGASEATSGDQAEITGDQSNMNSAVVGAPYQFLETDPYMVAAMANWYQPHNMMTIDESCTGVRDGTEMQSFLGQPNPAITSMTDNESGQANFVGSPNQDEIGGVSSGRMYESYNLHPLMLGMNPYAYFIRTPYGAQFPGGSQMLGMQSYHYKSIDGDRNSQSRENNVVGLSPYSNCQTSLLGESNPHLGDSAAGQENSQDKNGMPDEEVTGEANPVGLHREDRQHLGRNGQVDKDVKGDAADPEEIKDQTVGSSKYKLKRRLNRFKTKESRSTPADQVDSRYGHPDDPYGAA